In one Zobellia galactanivorans genomic region, the following are encoded:
- a CDS encoding citrate synthase, whose protein sequence is MSDKATLEYNGKKYDFPVIKGTEGELAIDIKTLRSVTGGMVTIDPGYKNTGSCESSITFLDGEKGILRYRGYSIEELAEKANFLEVAYLLIFGALPNRKELEKFHADIKEESHVDEEMKKILDGFPKSAHPMGVLSSLTSALIAFNPSTVDISSEKDMYHAIVRILAKFPVLVAWTLRKKKGLPLDYGDDALGYVENIHKMMFKKPNQVYQKNDVVIDALDKLLILHADHEQNCSTSTVRIVGSSHAGLFASLSAGISALWGPLHGGANQAVLEMLEAIEQDGGDTKKYMAKAKDKSDPFRLMGFGHRVYKNFDPRAKIIKKAADDVLGDLGIEDPILDIAKGLEKEALEDQYFVDRKLYPNVDFYSGIIYRTLGIPTEMFTVMFALGRLPGWIAQWREMRLRGEPIGRPRQIYIGETERPFVEVDLR, encoded by the coding sequence ATGTCAGATAAAGCTACTCTAGAGTATAACGGTAAGAAATACGATTTTCCAGTAATAAAAGGCACAGAAGGTGAACTCGCCATAGATATCAAAACACTTCGATCGGTCACAGGAGGTATGGTCACGATCGATCCGGGTTATAAGAACACGGGTTCATGCGAGAGTTCCATTACTTTCTTGGATGGCGAAAAAGGAATTTTGAGATACCGTGGCTATTCTATCGAGGAGTTGGCAGAAAAGGCCAATTTTTTGGAAGTAGCCTATTTGTTGATTTTTGGGGCGCTTCCGAATAGGAAAGAGCTTGAAAAATTTCATGCGGACATCAAAGAAGAGTCACATGTAGACGAGGAAATGAAGAAAATATTGGATGGTTTTCCAAAATCGGCACATCCCATGGGTGTCCTTTCTTCCTTGACGAGCGCCTTGATAGCGTTTAATCCGTCGACGGTCGATATTTCATCGGAAAAAGATATGTACCACGCCATTGTTAGGATATTGGCCAAATTTCCGGTATTGGTAGCATGGACGCTTAGAAAGAAGAAAGGCTTGCCTTTAGATTATGGTGACGATGCATTGGGCTATGTTGAGAACATTCACAAAATGATGTTCAAAAAACCAAACCAAGTCTATCAGAAAAATGACGTCGTAATCGATGCATTGGATAAATTGTTGATCTTACATGCCGATCATGAGCAGAACTGTTCTACCTCTACCGTACGTATTGTAGGCTCTTCCCATGCCGGTCTTTTTGCGTCACTTTCTGCCGGGATTTCCGCTTTATGGGGACCGTTGCACGGTGGGGCCAACCAAGCTGTGCTTGAAATGTTGGAAGCAATTGAACAAGACGGTGGTGATACGAAAAAATATATGGCCAAGGCCAAGGATAAATCAGATCCATTTAGGTTAATGGGCTTTGGACACAGGGTTTACAAGAACTTTGACCCACGTGCCAAAATTATCAAAAAAGCGGCCGATGATGTCTTGGGCGATTTGGGTATCGAAGATCCTATCTTGGATATTGCCAAAGGACTTGAGAAAGAAGCCTTGGAAGATCAGTACTTCGTTGACAGAAAACTCTATCCGAACGTAGATTTCTATTCGGGTATTATCTACCGAACCTTAGGTATTCCGACCGAAATGTTTACCGTAATGTTCGCCTTGGGCCGTTTACCTGGTTGGATTGCCCAATGGAGGGAAATGCGCCTGAGAGGGGAACCAATAGGAAGACCAAGACAGATTTACATTGGGGAAACCGAACGCCCCTTTGTTGAAGTTGATTTAAGATAG
- a CDS encoding dimethylarginine dimethylaminohydrolase family protein, protein MLKLHVNDEISRLKVLVLGTAESCGPTPKPEEAYDPKSLEHIKAGTYPKESDMVAEMEALAKVFEKYGVQVYRPEVLQDCNQIFSRDIAFVIENKLIIANILPDREKEVEAILHVLDEIDDAHILHPPEAVHVEGGDVMPWGDYIFIGTYTGSDYADYITARTNKAAVEYISEQFPHKKVKSFELRKSNTDAKQNALHLDCCFQPLGKGKAILHKNGFLVEEEYQWLVDFFGKDNIFEITSDEMYQMFSNVFSISPEVVISEKNFTRLNWWLREQGFTVEEVPYAEIAKQEGLLRCSTLPLVRE, encoded by the coding sequence ATGTTAAAGCTTCATGTTAACGATGAGATTTCCAGGTTAAAAGTCCTGGTTCTGGGTACGGCAGAAAGTTGTGGCCCCACGCCGAAACCAGAGGAGGCCTATGATCCCAAGTCATTGGAACACATAAAGGCCGGCACCTATCCGAAGGAAAGCGATATGGTCGCAGAAATGGAGGCGCTTGCAAAGGTGTTTGAAAAGTATGGTGTGCAGGTGTACCGCCCCGAGGTATTGCAAGACTGTAACCAGATTTTTTCAAGGGATATCGCTTTTGTTATAGAAAACAAACTTATCATAGCCAATATTCTTCCCGATAGGGAAAAGGAGGTAGAGGCCATCCTTCATGTTCTGGATGAAATAGATGATGCACATATCTTGCATCCACCAGAGGCGGTTCACGTTGAAGGTGGTGATGTAATGCCCTGGGGCGATTACATTTTTATAGGCACATATACCGGCAGTGATTACGCCGATTATATAACGGCAAGAACCAATAAGGCTGCGGTAGAATATATAAGCGAACAATTTCCCCATAAAAAAGTAAAGTCTTTTGAGCTTCGAAAAAGTAATACGGATGCCAAGCAAAATGCCTTGCATCTCGATTGCTGTTTTCAGCCATTGGGCAAGGGAAAGGCCATATTGCACAAAAATGGTTTCTTGGTAGAGGAAGAGTATCAATGGTTGGTCGATTTTTTCGGAAAGGATAATATATTCGAGATTACATCTGATGAAATGTATCAAATGTTCAGCAACGTATTTTCCATTTCACCGGAAGTAGTGATTTCTGAAAAGAACTTTACCCGGCTCAATTGGTGGTTACGTGAACAGGGGTTTACGGTAGAAGAGGTTCCCTATGCTGAAATCGCCAAGCAAGAAGGGCTTTTGCGTTGCAGTACCCTGCCCTTGGTACGGGAATAA
- the ctlX gene encoding citrulline utilization hydrolase CtlX: MQVTNTILMIRPVSFRMNEQTAVNNYFQEDIDVQNTTINEKAQQEFDAFVEVLRSKGVNVVVVEDTKEPDTPDSIFPNNWISFHANGTIGLYPMFAENRRNERREDILDILEEQGFKIENVVDYTSAEAEGVFLEATGSMALDRVNNKAYCALSERADEELFIEFCEDFEYSPVIFTANQSVDGKRMPIYHTNVMMCLAEDFSVICLDTIDDKKERKNVVDHLKQDGKEIIAITEQQMHHFAGNMLQVLGADDKRYLVMSSAAYESLDQNQIDAIEKHCDIIHSSLKTIETCGGGSARCMMAEVFLPRSK; this comes from the coding sequence ATGCAGGTTACGAACACTATACTAATGATCCGCCCGGTAAGTTTTAGAATGAACGAACAGACCGCCGTCAATAATTATTTTCAAGAAGATATTGATGTTCAGAATACGACGATCAATGAAAAAGCACAGCAAGAATTTGATGCTTTTGTAGAAGTACTGCGCTCAAAAGGAGTGAACGTGGTAGTTGTTGAAGATACCAAAGAACCCGATACCCCAGACTCTATATTTCCTAATAATTGGATTTCCTTTCATGCCAATGGTACTATTGGCCTGTACCCTATGTTTGCAGAGAACCGGCGTAATGAAAGACGTGAGGATATTTTGGATATTCTAGAGGAACAAGGGTTTAAAATCGAGAACGTTGTAGATTATACATCTGCCGAAGCCGAAGGTGTTTTTTTGGAGGCCACGGGAAGCATGGCCTTAGATCGAGTGAATAATAAAGCTTATTGTGCACTATCCGAACGTGCCGATGAAGAACTTTTTATAGAATTCTGTGAAGATTTCGAATATTCGCCAGTGATTTTTACGGCAAACCAGTCCGTTGACGGTAAAAGAATGCCCATTTACCATACCAATGTGATGATGTGTCTTGCAGAAGATTTTTCCGTAATCTGCCTTGATACCATAGATGATAAAAAAGAACGCAAGAACGTGGTCGACCATCTAAAGCAGGATGGAAAGGAAATCATAGCCATTACCGAGCAACAGATGCACCATTTTGCAGGAAACATGCTTCAGGTTCTTGGGGCTGATGACAAACGGTATTTGGTGATGAGTTCGGCGGCTTACGAAAGTCTAGATCAAAACCAAATCGATGCCATCGAAAAGCATTGCGATATTATCCATAGTTCATTGAAGACTATCGAGACCTGTGGCGGTGGAAGTGCCCGTTGCATGATGGCCGAAGTTTTTCTTCCCCGTTCCAAATAG
- a CDS encoding OmpP1/FadL family transporter, which translates to MNKALLFSISISIFLFNLCSIRAQSEGLTSSPYSLYGLGAINQSSIGRTNGMGYTGIGLKTSNQINNLNPANFALIPQGSFFYDVGIKGEYNQYSNKADNETKTTLNFSNLAFAFRVAENLGAGISLVPYSEMGYSLVGIKTNIEGSEETFESNVSGLGGLSELKFNLGYSIIPNFRLGANASFLFGNIEETEAFAINQSTFSSEETTNYSGIRFGLGMQFDISEQLTLGSTVQFPTSLKGNIKRSITKSLDGTEITVEDGASDTSANFNMPLELGIGLSTTLLKSFTVSADYKKNYWDATGQTESLGSYADQDIYAIGLEYVKNPSSYKYADRIRYQTGFNYDNGYLAINGKKVDGYNITAGIGIPVGQRQRSMMNLSYSYGSKGQIQNILIKENFHLLTLNLSLEDLWFQKRKIN; encoded by the coding sequence ATGAATAAAGCCTTACTTTTTTCCATATCCATATCCATATTCTTGTTCAACCTATGTTCGATACGGGCACAATCGGAAGGTTTGACCAGTTCGCCCTATTCCTTATACGGTCTAGGCGCCATAAACCAATCCAGCATAGGGCGCACCAACGGAATGGGCTATACAGGAATAGGCCTAAAGACTTCGAATCAAATCAACAACCTCAACCCCGCCAATTTCGCCTTGATTCCGCAAGGTTCATTTTTTTACGATGTAGGAATAAAGGGAGAATACAACCAGTACAGCAACAAAGCCGACAATGAAACAAAGACTACCCTGAATTTTTCAAACTTGGCCTTCGCCTTTAGGGTGGCGGAAAATTTGGGAGCAGGTATATCGCTCGTTCCCTATAGTGAAATGGGATATTCCTTGGTGGGAATAAAGACGAATATTGAAGGTTCGGAGGAAACCTTTGAAAGCAATGTTAGCGGACTTGGAGGGTTAAGTGAACTCAAATTCAATTTAGGCTATAGTATTATACCCAATTTCAGGTTGGGTGCCAATGCTTCTTTTTTATTCGGGAATATTGAGGAAACCGAAGCCTTTGCCATAAACCAGAGCACCTTTAGTTCTGAGGAAACCACAAATTATTCGGGTATACGTTTCGGTCTTGGTATGCAGTTCGATATTTCGGAGCAACTTACCTTGGGGAGTACCGTTCAATTCCCGACAAGTTTAAAGGGCAACATAAAACGGTCGATAACCAAAAGCTTGGACGGTACCGAAATTACGGTTGAAGACGGGGCAAGTGATACGTCAGCGAATTTCAACATGCCCCTTGAACTTGGAATCGGACTAAGCACAACCCTTTTAAAGTCATTTACCGTAAGTGCCGATTATAAGAAAAACTACTGGGACGCCACAGGGCAAACCGAAAGCCTTGGAAGTTACGCCGATCAAGACATCTACGCCATTGGCCTTGAATACGTAAAAAATCCCAGCAGCTATAAGTATGCCGACCGTATCCGTTACCAAACCGGCTTTAATTACGACAATGGCTACTTGGCCATTAACGGAAAAAAAGTTGATGGCTACAATATTACCGCAGGTATAGGTATACCCGTTGGCCAAAGACAAAGGTCTATGATGAACCTATCTTACAGCTATGGTTCAAAAGGGCAGATTCAGAATATCTTGATAAAAGAAAACTTTCACCTATTGACCCTAAACCTAAGCCTTGAGGACCTATGGTTTCAAAAACGAAAAATTAATTAG
- a CDS encoding DUF4270 family protein, with protein MKNVLIIFICSFLLISCSTDALNQSDFEAGDAFTDSDIRVIQLDTMTVAFSTMKFDSIDTSQSSRMLVGKYKDPVFGAVKTASFMELIPSSYFIDTDAVYDSITFLLKPDDYYYNDTLQVNTIHIKQLNENLKPADGVNFYNTSSIGFDEDDLGFLTYTPRPLSTDTLEIKLTDTFGTTLFDNLQQKKITTYDEFKNYFYGISVQPGDSDDGSIIGFSLTSNMRLYYSIAGESERTQYSTDFTINTLSSPLPFFNQISTEEANEYLNALTDQEVNLYSSETENLSFIQSGIGIATRLEFPHIKSVFDIQGQGTLLDASLRITPEIGSYNDLLTLRDTLSVFIVDQNNELTDQLYSTDGTAAQAILNRDNEEFNDIYYELPLSGYLEDLLSTDLESSDALILLPSNYNSTVDRFVLNTDINTQGTTLELTYAIYDEDE; from the coding sequence ATGAAGAATGTCCTAATCATTTTTATCTGTTCGTTTCTGCTAATTTCATGCAGCACCGACGCCTTGAACCAGTCGGATTTTGAAGCTGGGGATGCCTTTACCGATAGCGATATACGCGTGATTCAATTAGACACGATGACGGTAGCTTTCTCGACCATGAAATTCGATAGTATAGACACATCACAATCTTCCCGCATGCTTGTCGGTAAATATAAGGACCCTGTTTTTGGGGCCGTTAAAACCGCCAGTTTTATGGAATTGATTCCTAGCTCGTATTTCATCGACACCGATGCCGTATACGATAGCATCACTTTTCTTCTTAAGCCTGACGATTACTATTATAACGACACCCTACAGGTCAACACCATACATATAAAACAATTGAACGAAAACCTTAAACCCGCCGATGGTGTTAATTTTTACAATACCAGCAGCATAGGTTTCGATGAAGATGACCTCGGCTTCCTGACCTATACCCCAAGGCCCTTATCTACCGATACCCTTGAAATAAAACTCACCGATACCTTCGGCACTACACTTTTCGATAATTTACAACAGAAAAAAATAACGACGTACGACGAGTTTAAAAACTACTTCTACGGTATAAGCGTTCAACCGGGTGACAGCGATGACGGTTCTATCATCGGTTTTTCATTGACCTCCAATATGCGTCTCTATTACAGCATCGCCGGAGAAAGCGAACGAACCCAATATTCAACCGACTTCACTATTAACACCCTTAGCTCTCCCTTACCGTTTTTCAATCAAATTTCCACTGAAGAAGCCAACGAGTACTTAAATGCCCTGACCGACCAAGAGGTTAACCTCTATAGTTCGGAAACCGAAAACCTGAGTTTTATACAATCGGGTATCGGTATAGCCACTCGACTAGAGTTTCCACATATAAAATCCGTATTCGACATTCAAGGACAGGGCACCTTATTAGATGCCTCACTTAGAATTACGCCCGAAATAGGCTCGTATAACGACCTATTGACCTTACGGGATACATTGTCAGTCTTTATCGTAGACCAAAACAACGAACTGACCGACCAACTGTATTCAACCGATGGTACGGCTGCCCAGGCCATTTTAAATAGGGACAATGAAGAATTTAACGACATCTACTACGAACTCCCCTTAAGTGGTTATTTGGAAGATTTACTGTCCACTGACCTAGAATCATCAGATGCCTTGATTCTTCTACCAAGCAATTACAATTCGACAGTGGACCGTTTTGTTCTCAACACCGATATAAACACTCAAGGCACCACACTTGAACTTACTTATGCAATCTATGATGAAGATGAATAA
- a CDS encoding Kelch repeat-containing protein — protein MKGFKYYIGTITIFSIMTCSLISCSNDDDDDEYLGNWVGRSVFDGSPRSGTSSFTIGNMGYTGVGYDGDDYLTSFWSYDMDGDFWSQKADFIGSARNAAVGFEVDGKGYIGSGYDGLDELNDFYAYDPSSNSWQEIASLPSTGRRSAVAFGMNGFGYFGTGFDGDNDRKDFWKYDPSTDSWSELVGFGGDKRRSATTFTIGDKVYLGTGVSNGIYLDDFWAFDATSETWTKKLDLDEEDDYSITRSNAVGFTLNGYGYIACGTSSGTLASVWQYDPSTDEWELKTDFEGTSRQDAVVFSNGSKAVVGLGRTGSLYLDDLYEFFPFDEYDDED, from the coding sequence ATGAAAGGATTCAAGTACTATATAGGAACAATAACGATTTTTAGCATAATGACTTGTTCATTGATCAGCTGCTCAAATGACGATGATGACGATGAGTATCTTGGAAACTGGGTGGGTAGGTCTGTTTTTGATGGAAGTCCACGTAGCGGCACCTCTAGTTTTACCATAGGTAATATGGGGTATACCGGGGTAGGATACGATGGCGACGATTACCTTACCTCATTTTGGTCTTACGATATGGACGGCGACTTTTGGTCTCAAAAGGCAGATTTTATCGGAAGCGCTAGAAATGCGGCCGTAGGTTTTGAGGTCGATGGAAAGGGCTATATCGGCTCGGGCTATGATGGGTTGGACGAATTGAACGATTTTTATGCCTATGACCCGAGTTCCAACTCATGGCAAGAGATAGCTTCCTTACCGTCAACGGGAAGAAGGAGCGCCGTAGCTTTTGGAATGAACGGTTTCGGTTATTTTGGAACAGGCTTCGACGGTGATAATGATCGTAAGGATTTTTGGAAGTACGACCCTAGTACGGACTCTTGGTCGGAACTTGTTGGTTTTGGAGGAGATAAAAGACGGTCGGCTACTACCTTTACCATTGGCGATAAGGTGTATTTGGGAACAGGGGTGTCTAACGGCATCTATCTCGATGATTTTTGGGCCTTCGATGCAACAAGCGAGACTTGGACCAAAAAACTTGACCTAGACGAAGAAGATGATTACAGTATAACACGAAGTAACGCGGTAGGCTTTACCTTAAACGGTTATGGCTACATAGCTTGTGGCACGTCTAGCGGTACTTTGGCTTCGGTTTGGCAATACGACCCCAGTACGGATGAATGGGAGCTGAAAACCGACTTTGAGGGAACGAGCAGGCAAGATGCGGTCGTTTTTTCCAACGGGAGCAAGGCCGTTGTTGGTTTGGGAAGGACCGGAAGTCTGTATTTGGATGACCTATACGAGTTTTTTCCTTTTGATGAATATGATGATGAAGACTAG
- a CDS encoding DUF4907 domain-containing protein: MKAKKTYLLFGVLFMVLVSVAFRLKDGAVRTTGLQTQVIEVDEGYGYQILYDNKVLVKQEFIPAIQGKRPFKSEEEARLIGDVVMEKLKKGDDPFITVSELQHMQITF, translated from the coding sequence ATGAAAGCAAAAAAAACATATCTATTATTTGGCGTTTTGTTCATGGTTCTCGTATCCGTCGCATTTCGCTTAAAGGATGGCGCAGTGCGAACAACGGGCCTCCAAACCCAAGTCATAGAAGTTGATGAGGGCTATGGTTATCAGATTCTGTATGACAATAAGGTATTGGTCAAACAAGAATTTATACCGGCAATCCAAGGGAAGAGACCCTTTAAGTCTGAAGAAGAGGCACGGCTAATAGGTGATGTCGTAATGGAAAAACTGAAAAAAGGCGATGATCCATTTATTACCGTTTCAGAACTTCAGCATATGCAAATAACATTTTAA
- a CDS encoding sensor histidine kinase, whose protein sequence is MKGAKRKYLPQWLVHAFLWCALYGLIIYPFLFEPRSVPPHIIVKLVMATALFYFNYFYLVPRLLLKGKKKVYIVLSIVLLLVIGYLSHNIFSPQPPRDFGPVADHIKEHRGGQVPFFRFLLMPFVVLGIPYIFAIMLRVFNELQRNENLRKTVEKEKVQSELQFLKTQLNPHFLFNSLNTIYSLSVKKSPDTSEAIINLSELMRYMIYEADKDLVPLNKEIEYIKNYVALQRLRLADSENVFLKISGDDTGKIIPSLLFISFIENAFKYGTDYDGKTNVKINLLIKEKSIHLYVVNKIGKHRAKSESSGVGLQNVKNRLNFLYPNSHELDIKDDGATYEVNLILNL, encoded by the coding sequence ATGAAAGGCGCCAAAAGAAAATATTTGCCACAGTGGTTGGTACATGCCTTCTTATGGTGTGCCTTGTACGGGTTGATAATATATCCGTTTTTATTCGAGCCAAGATCGGTACCTCCCCATATCATCGTAAAGTTGGTGATGGCTACGGCCTTGTTTTATTTCAATTATTTCTATTTGGTTCCCCGTCTTCTGTTAAAGGGCAAAAAGAAGGTTTATATCGTCTTATCGATCGTATTGCTACTGGTCATCGGTTATCTTTCCCACAATATATTTTCGCCCCAACCGCCTAGGGATTTTGGTCCGGTTGCCGATCATATAAAGGAACATAGGGGAGGCCAAGTGCCTTTTTTTCGATTTTTGTTGATGCCATTCGTGGTTTTGGGTATACCCTACATTTTCGCGATAATGCTGCGCGTTTTTAACGAATTACAGCGAAATGAAAACCTTCGCAAAACCGTGGAAAAGGAAAAGGTGCAATCTGAACTTCAGTTTCTAAAAACGCAGTTGAATCCACATTTTCTCTTCAACTCCCTCAATACCATATACTCGCTGTCGGTCAAAAAATCACCTGATACTTCTGAGGCGATTATAAACCTATCGGAATTGATGCGCTATATGATTTATGAAGCGGATAAAGACCTAGTGCCCTTGAATAAGGAAATAGAGTACATCAAAAATTATGTGGCCTTACAAAGATTGCGCTTGGCCGATAGTGAAAACGTCTTCCTAAAAATTTCAGGGGACGACACCGGAAAGATAATACCCTCCCTACTATTTATCTCATTTATTGAAAACGCTTTTAAATACGGCACCGATTACGATGGAAAGACCAATGTGAAGATAAACCTTTTGATCAAAGAGAAGTCTATACATCTATACGTTGTGAACAAAATAGGAAAACACAGGGCAAAATCTGAGAGTAGCGGTGTGGGCCTCCAGAATGTAAAGAATAGATTGAACTTTCTATATCCGAATTCCCACGAATTGGATATAAAGGATGACGGGGCCACGTATGAAGTTAATTTAATTTTAAACTTATAA
- a CDS encoding LytR/AlgR family response regulator transcription factor produces the protein MNCILIDDEPLAIEILADYCKKIGFIEVIGTFTNPLEAIATINEKKVDLIFCDIEMPQINGLDFISALDNPPLFIFTTAYSQYAVEGFELNAVDYLVKPIPYQRFIKAVLRAKELMARKDVPAVATVANVFPSYGDTNENQKFIFVKSEHESVKINLDDIQYVQGLKDYLKIHVVGCNKAILTLLSFKDILEKLPQNQFIRVHKSFVVNVNFIKTIQRNRIVIDDIRIPIGESHKTQFFSMLGL, from the coding sequence ATGAACTGTATACTCATTGACGATGAACCGTTGGCCATTGAAATATTGGCGGACTATTGCAAGAAAATTGGATTTATTGAGGTCATAGGTACGTTCACGAACCCTTTAGAGGCGATTGCGACTATTAACGAGAAAAAAGTAGACCTTATTTTTTGCGATATTGAGATGCCTCAAATCAACGGCTTGGATTTTATAAGTGCCCTTGACAATCCTCCCCTTTTTATCTTTACAACGGCCTATTCCCAATATGCCGTTGAGGGCTTTGAACTGAATGCCGTAGATTATTTGGTGAAACCCATTCCATATCAACGCTTTATTAAGGCTGTTTTAAGGGCAAAGGAGCTTATGGCCCGAAAAGATGTCCCTGCGGTTGCCACCGTTGCCAATGTGTTTCCTTCGTATGGCGATACCAATGAAAACCAGAAGTTCATTTTTGTAAAATCGGAACACGAAAGTGTAAAGATCAATTTAGACGACATCCAATACGTGCAAGGTCTAAAAGACTATTTAAAAATTCACGTGGTGGGCTGTAATAAGGCGATTTTGACCTTGCTCAGCTTTAAGGATATCTTGGAAAAATTACCCCAGAACCAGTTTATCAGGGTACATAAATCATTTGTGGTCAATGTGAACTTTATCAAGACCATACAGCGGAACAGAATTGTAATCGATGATATTCGCATACCGATAGGGGAGAGCCACAAAACACAGTTTTTCTCTATGTTGGGGCTATAG
- a CDS encoding SCO family protein: MKLSLEIKKYSFLLLLVALTACNQTVKKENKEKSSRVEHLPYYADASFTPHWLEPGSQEEKEFHKIPDYRLVDQLGDTITPETFKDQIYITDFFFTTCPGICLKMTGNMQKVQEAFIDDPEVALLSHSVTPSIDSVAVLNTYAKKNGIINEKWHLVTGDKQEIYDLGRNHYFVENDLGIPKDINDFLHTENFLLVDKNRHIRGIYNGLNRASIAQLITDVKSLKKE; this comes from the coding sequence ATGAAGTTGTCGTTAGAGATAAAAAAATATAGCTTTTTACTATTGCTTGTGGCCTTGACCGCCTGCAATCAAACGGTAAAAAAGGAAAACAAGGAGAAATCGAGCAGGGTCGAACATCTTCCCTATTACGCAGATGCATCTTTTACGCCCCACTGGTTGGAACCTGGCTCACAAGAAGAAAAGGAGTTCCATAAAATTCCCGATTACCGCCTAGTGGACCAACTGGGAGACACCATAACCCCCGAAACCTTTAAAGACCAAATCTACATTACCGATTTTTTCTTTACCACCTGTCCCGGCATTTGCTTGAAAATGACCGGGAATATGCAAAAGGTTCAAGAGGCTTTTATAGATGACCCCGAAGTAGCACTTTTGTCACATTCCGTTACCCCTTCCATAGATTCTGTTGCCGTTCTGAACACCTATGCCAAAAAGAACGGTATCATCAATGAAAAATGGCACTTGGTCACGGGAGACAAACAAGAGATCTATGACTTGGGAAGGAACCACTATTTTGTTGAGAACGATTTGGGTATCCCTAAAGACATTAACGACTTCCTGCATACAGAAAACTTTCTGCTCGTAGACAAGAACAGACACATAAGGGGTATCTACAACGGATTGAACCGGGCCTCGATCGCACAATTGATCACGGATGTAAAAAGCTTAAAGAAGGAATGA
- a CDS encoding toxin-antitoxin system YwqK family antitoxin, whose translation MIKRFLYITLLSALSFASCKESATTKPKVEEAPLVINMLEVLKKDLVLNPIEGKWYYNDQPYNGYSVKFHPNGALGERLGFVDGKREGIAKQWSDHNVLRVQANYKHNRLDGVYKTWWENGTLSEKSHYVNGRLHGKQTKWYANGKISKERNLVEGKEEGLQKAWLQNGKLYVNYEAKNGRIFGMKRANSCYKLEDEVVVRDKKI comes from the coding sequence ATGATAAAACGATTTCTTTACATAACCCTATTGTCGGCGCTCTCTTTTGCCAGTTGCAAAGAGAGCGCTACAACAAAGCCAAAAGTTGAAGAAGCCCCCCTTGTCATCAATATGCTGGAAGTGCTAAAAAAAGATTTGGTACTCAACCCCATCGAAGGCAAATGGTACTATAACGACCAACCGTACAACGGCTATTCGGTAAAATTCCACCCGAACGGGGCCTTGGGAGAACGCTTAGGTTTTGTAGACGGAAAAAGGGAAGGCATCGCAAAACAATGGTCTGACCATAACGTTTTGCGTGTTCAGGCCAATTATAAGCACAATCGGTTAGATGGCGTTTATAAGACGTGGTGGGAAAACGGAACATTATCGGAAAAATCACATTACGTCAATGGTCGACTTCACGGCAAGCAAACCAAATGGTATGCTAACGGTAAAATTTCAAAAGAGAGAAACCTGGTAGAAGGAAAAGAGGAAGGCCTGCAAAAGGCATGGCTTCAAAATGGCAAACTATACGTTAACTACGAAGCCAAGAATGGCCGTATTTTCGGAATGAAGAGAGCCAATTCATGTTATAAACTAGAAGATGAAGTTGTCGTTAGAGATAAAAAAATATAG